TCAATGACAGTCTGGTCGGTTCTCATCACGGATGGCTTGGAAGAAAGCGGCAAAGCCATTTTACGTTCTGCTTGTGAAGTGGATGACCGCAAGGGAATTTCCGGCGAAGAATTGGCGCAAGTGATTGCCGGTTACGATGCCCTGATCGTGCGCAGTCGCACGAAGGTTACCGCCGATTTACTGGCTCAGGCTTCAAAATTGAAGGTGATCGGTCGCGCCGGGGTGGGTGTGGATAACATCGATCTGGCAGCGGCTTCGGCGCGTCAGATTACAGTCGTCAATGCGCCTCAGTCAACCACGATTGCCGTTGCTGAACATACCATCGCCATGATGGTTGCCCTGGCGCGCAACCTGACCCAGGCGGATGCCAGTATGAAAAACGGACAATGGTTGAAGTCGCAGTTAATGGGCAGTGAGCTCTACGGCAAGACATTTGGATTGATCGGGGTGGGCAATATCGGCACGCAAGTCGCCCAGCGGGCGGCAGCCTTTGGGATGACTGTCCTCGGCTACGACCCCTACTTAAACGAGGAACAAATCCAAAAGCGCGGCGCTCAGCCGGTTTCGCTGAACGATCTCTTTGCGCAGTCGGATTACATCAGTGTGCATGTGCCGCTCAACCCAGAGACACGCAACATGCTGGATGGACAGGCATTTTCCGCCATGAAGCGCGGCGTGCGCATCATCTGCACCGCCCGCGGGGGCGTCATTGATGAGACCGCCTTGCTCCAGGCAATCGAAGCCGGACAGGTAGCCGGGGCAGCCCTGGATGTATTTGCCGTCGAACCGCCCGGTTTGACTGCGCTGGTGGCTCATCCCAAGGTGATTGCCACTCCTCATATTGCTGCCCAAACCATCGAGGCACAAGGGCGCGCTGCGGTTGACATAGCTGAAGAAATCCTGGCTGCCTTAGAAGGCAAACCTCTGCGCTGGAAAGTGGTATAAATCCACCAGCGTACAAAAATCCCCAAATTCAGGTGTAGAATGACAACCAAAGTCGAACAACTCAAAACTCATCTGGCTGAGATCGTTGACCTGGGTTACATCGGCAACCTGCTCGGCTGGGATCAAGAGACCAATATGCCGCCCGCCGGGGTCAAAGAGCGCGGCGAACAAATGGCAACCCTGGCTCGCCTGGTACAACAACGCATGACCTCGGACGAGTTTCTGCGCGCTTTAGAGGAAGCTGAGGCAGAAGTTGCCGGCTTCGATCCCGACTCCGATGAAGCCCGTCTGGTCAGGGTTACCCGTCGGGAGGTAGATAAGCGCATCAAAGTGCCCAGCCGCTATTACGAAGAGCTTTCCCAACTGGCTGTCGAGTCGTATGCAGCCTGGAAACAAGCCCGTGAGCAGGATCACTTCGAGCATTTCCGCCCTTACCTGGAACGGATGGTTGAACTGCGCCGCGAGTTCGCCTCCTACTTCAGCCCCTATGAGCATGTCTATGATCCTTTGCTCAACGAGTTTGAGCCGGGCTTGAAGACCAGAGAGGTGCAAAAGATCTTCGATGAGCTTCGCCCGCAACAGGTCGCCCTGATTCAGGAGATCACCTCCCGACCTCAGGTGGATGACTCCCCTCTCCATCAGCATTTCGATCCCCAGAAACAATGGGACTTCGGCGTTGAGGTGATCACCAGGTTTGGCTACGATTGGGAGCGCGGCCGTCAGGATAAAGCTGCCCATCCTTTTACCACCAGCTTTGGCTTGAATGACGTGCGGATCACGACCCGCATTCTGGAGGATACCGTTGGCTCGGCGTTGTTCAGCACCATGCACGAATGCGGGCATGCTCTCTATGACCTTGGTTCGGATGCCGCCCTGGCACGCACCCCCTTAGCCGGCGGAAGCTCGCTCGCCCTGCACGAATCGCAATCTCGTCTGTGGGAAAATCTGGTCGGTCGTTCCCGACCCTTCTGGGAGCATTTCTACCCTCGCCTGCAAGCCTATTTCCCCGAGCAATTGGGAAACGTCCCCCTGGACGCTTTTTACAAGGGAATCAACAAAGTGCAACCCTCCCTCATTCGCGTCGAAGCGGACGAGGCGACCTATAACCTGCACGTCATGTTGCGTTTAGACCTTGAAATCCAGTTAATGAGCGGTGAGTTAGAGACCAGGCATCTGCCCGAAGCCTGGAACAGTCACATGCAGGAGTATTTGGGGCTAACGCCTCACAATAACGCCGATGGCGTGTTGCAGGACGTTCACTGGTCGCATGGTTATATTGGCTACTTCCCCACCTACGCCCTGGGCAATCTCATCTCGGTGCAATTGTGGGAAGCGATTCACAAGGATATCCCCGACTTAGAAGATCAAATCCGCCGCGGTGAGTTTGGCGAATTATTAAGCTGGCTGCGAGAGAAAATCCACCGCCATGGAGGTAAATTCGAAGCGCCGGAACTCGTGCAACGCATCACCGGTCAGGCGATCACTCCTCAGCCCTATATTCGTTATTTACGCCAGAAATACGGCGAAATCTACGGTTTTTCCTGAGAATTGTCTTTTCGGGAGGCTGTATGGCGCGCATTCTCTTTATTGACGACGATCCCATGACCCTCGAAACGCTTTCCAAAGCGGTTGAGGTTTTCGGTCACCAGGCGCTTCACGCCCATAACGGCAAAGAAGGTCTGGAGTTAGCCCGCCAGCAGTCTCCCGATCTGATCTTCACCGATTTGCGTTTACCCGATATGGAGGGTTTGGTGCTGGTCGAACGCTTGCACAACGACCCTTTGACTGCGCCAATTCCGGTTTTGGTTTTATCTGCCAGCCCAGCCCTGGACGAAACCGAGCGCGCTCAAGCGGTAGGCGCCCAGGGATTTATCAGCAAGCCGATCCGTTTGCAGGCGTTACTGGAACTGATCCAAAAACATTGCGCTTCATGAGTGGCTTTGCCCTTTTACAAGCAAAGCGATATTGGATGGATATCCTGATTCGCTTCCTGGGACGGCTTTGGGTCGTAGCCCTGGTGGTAAACCTTTCAGGGTGTGCTTTGAGCAACCCGGCAAACGTCCCTACCCCCTATCCCAGCGAAGTCTTGCCCACGGTGATCGCCCAAACCGTTCAAGCCCAACGCACCGAACAAGCCCGTTCGCTAACCAACGGCGTTCTCCAGCAAGCTACCCTAACCTCCTCGACTTTAGAATCTCCCCTTGCTTCACCTTCCCCCAGCCACACACCTGCTCTAACCCATACCCCACGTCCAGAGCAACTTGTCCCTCTGGCAGTTACCCCTCCTTCGCAGGCAACGGTGCCCAATGCCATCATCCAGATCAGGCGCCCAGGTCCCTATTCCAAAGTTGCCTCGCCGATCGCCCTGCAAGCCTATCTCAAGCCCGGCAAGGGCAGGCAGGTGCAAATTGAACTATTCGGCGAAGATCGCCGGGTGCTGGTGCGCCTGATCCAACCCATCCTCTGGATCGATCGCTCTGGTTTTGCCCGGTTGTATAAAGATATCCCCTTTGAGATTCCGGGCGTAGCGGAAGCCGCCTGGCTGACGCTTTCGGTCACCGATGACCTGGGGCGGGTCACGGCGGTGAACTCCACGCCCCTGATCCTGCTCTCGATCGGCGACTCGGATATTATCCCGGCGGTGGACTTGCGCACGCCGATTGTAATTCAAGAACCCCAACCCAATGCGTTGGTTCAAGGGAAAAAAGTCGTTGTCAGCGGGTTGGTGCGCAGCGGCGGTGACACCTATTTGATGATTCAACTCTGGGATGCGCAGGGCAAAGTGTTGGGACAGCGGGTGACCAACGTTCAACCTGCAAAAGAACTGGGCTTCGGCTCTTTTAATACCGAGGTAACCTATACCGTAACAGAACCCACCCCGGCTTTACTGGTGGTATGGCAGGGAGTTGGCAGCCTGAGCAATATCCTTTATCTTGAAAGCGTCGAAGTGCTGCTCAGCCCGTGAGGATGAACAAGAAAAGGGGCTGAACAGCACTTCCAGAACTCTGAGACCACCCCAGTGGGTGGTTTAACCTGCCTGCCAGGAAGATGGGTTCATGAAATGCTCAGGGTGTGGCGGTAGGCAGGGGGATCACCGTTGGAATGCCGGTTTGTGTGGCGGTGGGTGTCGGGCTTGCGGCCACCGTCGGACTTGCCACGCTGGTTGCAGTGGGTGTGTTGGTTGGCGCGCCGGTTGCCGTTGGGGTTGGCGTTTTGGTAGGCAAGACCCCGCCACTGCGCACCGATGGCACGAACCAAAAGGCATTCGGATTGCCATCTTTGGCGTTGTTCGTCACCGTCAGGATAAACTTAACCTGCTTATCCGCCAGAAAGCTGAGATCAATATCGATCAGGGTCGTCTTGCCATCGTTGGTTTCAACCCACTCACCCAGTGTTTGGGCTTTGTTGCCGGGCACCTGATACTGGAGGTTAAAGGTGACTTTACAACTCGGGCTCTGGTCAAGACAGCCGATTTCAGCGATAAAGTGATCGCCGTTTTTCACCTTGAAAGCCGGATAAATCCCCTGAATCCAGCTCCCCTTGCTCTTCGGAGGGCGCGTCCACAGGGTGGGCTCATTCTCTTGCCGATTGCCCTCTAATTTGGGGTTGCCCAGGAAAATGACCGAACCGTTGGCGCTCTTGCTGTTGCCCGGACAGGGTAACTCACCGGCGTTGCTCTTCCAGCTCGCCAGGCACATTGCCGTAGCGAGGTCATAGCGATAGTCGGCGATCGGCTTTAGCACGCTAATCTTAACCGAGAGGGCAGTTTTGCCTCCTGCTCCCACGCCGAAGAGTTTGTCGTTTTCATTGGCTAACATCCAGTAACTCTGGTAATTGCCAGCCTTGCTGGGGGCAGTCAGTTCGACGGCGATATCCACGACCTCACCGGGGGATACTCGCCCATCAAAGGGATAGATTTTCTTGACGCCCATCTCTGTGCCGTCCACAAAGCGCAAGGCGTAGTTTTTCGTCCAGGGACAAGAGCCGATGTTCTTCACGCGCCAGATTTTGGTAAAGGAACTTTCAGACGGCAAAAGGGTGCCATCGGTAATGGTGATATCGGCAATGAACTGTGCCAGGTCACAGGGCACGCTGGGTGGAGCCACTGTAGGAGCAGGCGAAGTGGCGACAATCGGCGGAATGGGAGTGGGGCTGGGCAGAGGAGTAAACGTGGCAATTTCCGGCGTAGGAAAGATCGGCGTTGGGGTAGCCGGGAGAGGCTGTGCCATTTCGGTCAGCATCGCCACCGCCGTCTGCCCGGCAAGCTCGGTAATCATTGCCTGCACCGTGGCAGCCGCCTGGGTATAGATGGCGCCAGGGTCTTCGGTGACCACCGCGCGGCTTGGAATGCGGCACGCCAAGGCGCTCAAAAGCAACAGGAAAAGAAGGAGAGGAATACGAATCGTTTTCATAGGCTTCTTTCTCACAGAATCAACTATTCCAATAACCAGTAGGCAATCTCTTGCACAAATACTTTGAACGGATCCGATTCGGCCGCCGCAATGAACAGGCCAAAACGCCCTTTGAGATAGGCACTATCCCGCACTTCGGCAAGCAAGATGTTGTTGGCATACAGCTTCAGGGTCGAGCCGTTTGCCCAAACGCCCAGGCGGTTGGTCTGGTTGGCGCCGCTCAGGATTGCCTGGGAAGCGGTCCATTCTTGCAAGGGGGTATAGTTGCTCCCATCCCACTTGTAGATGCGGAAGCGGCCCTCACAGGAAAAGCCATAGACATAACCGGCGTTGGGATTGGGTGCCCGAAAGAGCAAACCGTAACGGTCTTTGCCGCTGCATTGCTCGCCCGTGCGAAATTCGACCTGCATGTAGAAATCCTGAATGGCAGCGTGGGTGGCTAAGCCCCATTCCTCCCTGCCACCTGGGGTGGCTTCCATGATCAAGGCGCCATCTTTGACCTTAAATTCGGTGGTATTGGTTTCCAAAAGGTACCAGTTGGCAGCATTCTTAAAGGTATCCCGCCAGGTCGGCGACCCCAGGTTCAAATCGCTGACTGTCTCAGAAACCACAATGCGCACCCAAAATGGTTTATCGGCTTTTTCGCCAAGCCCAAAGCGGCTGCCATCGGCGCTTTTCAACATCCATTGCCCCTGATATTGACCGCTTTCCAGAGGTGCCGTCATTTCTACAGAAAGATCAACGGTCTCCTGCGGTTGTACATAGCCGGTCAGAGGAATTTCAAGCGCAGCTTCCAGACGATCCCCTTCAACGAAGACCAGGGCATATTGCGGCGACCAGGTGCAATCACCGCTGTTGCGCAGACGCCAGGTTTTGTTAAATCGCTCGCCGGGTTTGAAGGAGGTATTATCGGGTACACTGACATCCTTGACAAATTCCGCTCGATCGGTGCAGAGATCGCTGCGCGGCGTTGGCAGGGTAGCGGTGGGCGTGTTTGTGGGTCGGGTCGGCAGGGTTGGCGAAGGCGCCGGCGGGACGGTGGCAGTCGGAGGCGCCAGGGTGCCAGCCATCTGGGTCATGAGCAGGATTTGCACCGCCTCGGAGGTCATGGTAGGGGCTGCTGATTCCGGAGGTGGGGTTTGGAGCTGGGAAGCAGGAAAATTACAACTCACCAGAAACACCATAATCAAGGCAAGGGTCACCCACGCAAAAATTCGATTTTTCCACAAACGCTTCATCTTCTTTCTCTCTCCTTATCGCCAAACCAGCCTCACGAATGGATTGTTAATCCTGTGCTAAGGGTATTATATCTTGTGTCCGCGAGACGAACTTTCTGCGTTAGCAGGTTCTGGTCGTCTGAGAAACAGGATTGGATAGCCAGCCTTACCCATCGGAAAAGCAGATCCATGTCAATAGGCTCTCTTCATCTCATGGACGCAAACCCAAGGTCTTTTGTTCTCCTAATGGATTAAGCGTACCCATCCTTCGTCAAAAAGGCGGCTGTTTGCAATGCTCACGCTTGCTCTCTCCTCAAGGGTGAAAAGTGAAACAACGTTTTTACCGAGTCGTGGCAAAAATCTTCTTTTCATCAGCATCGCTTCTCTCAACAATTTCCTGCATGGATAGTCCTGCTGAAAAAACCAGTTTCAGTTGCTCTCCACGAACAGAGGTTATATAATAAAATCATGAGTGTCATCCCTTTACCGCCCCCTGTTTCGGTTCGAAAACGCATTCCCATGCGCGTCATTCGCGCGGTCGTTGATCATATTGCCAAAACATTTCAACCGGAAAAAATCATCCTTTTTGGTTCTTACGCCTATGGCAAGCCAACACCAGGGAGTGACATTGATCTTCTTGTCATCATGGACTCTCCAAGAGACGACCTTGAAACCGCTTTGGAGATTCGCCGTTCGTTTCCTTTACTCAATTTTGGTCTCGATATCATTGTGCGTTCTTCCGAAACCATCGAACTGCGCAAACAGCTTGGAGATTGGTTTTTGATTGAAGTTACCGAGAGAGGCAAAATTCTCTATGAACGACCTGACCGATGAATGGGTCAACAAGGCCGAGAATGATTTTGCTGCTGCCGAGGTCACGCTTTACGCGCAAAAGGGACCCATTACCGATGCAGTATGTTTTCACTCTCAACAATGTGCTGAAAAATATCTAAAAGCCTTTCTCCAGGAAAACCGTATTCGTTTTGAAAAAACTCATGTTCTTGCCTATTTGCTTGACTTGTGTCTAACCCTTGATGAGGATTTCAAAATTATTGCGACCGATCTGGCTGAATTGGATAGTTACGGGGTTGCAATTCGCTATCCAGGCACTAATTTGACGCCAGATTATGCTTTTCGAGCATTTGAAACTGCCCGGAGGGTACGTGCTTTTATCAGGGGGAAGTTAAATCTTGCAGAAAAGAGTGGATAGCAATTCGATAGTGTGTTCTTCATCACAAAGGATGAAACAGGAAACGCCGCTCATCGCTATTGTGGCGTTTCCCCTTGCACAGGGGAGATCGTTAGTCCCCAGCCAATGGCAACTGATGCGGGAGTTTTAGCGGGGCGTTTGACTTTTCAGATACTCGATCACCTCTGCTGCCAGAGAGAATTGTAAACACCGCTGCGCCACTTCCTCACACGCTGACAGTGTCCATTGCCGAATCAATTGTTTGATGGTGGGGATAGAAGAAGGTGCCATGCTGAATTCATCCAAATGCAAACCGACCAGCAGGGGCACTGCCAGGGGATCACCAGCCAACTCCCCACACAACCCCACCCACTTGCCCTGCGTATGGGCAGCCCGAATGGTCATCTCAATCAGCCGCAGCACGGCAGGGTGATAGGGGCTTGCCAGTGCCGAAACCCGTTCGTTGGTTCGGTCTACTGCCAGGGTGTATTGGGTCAGGTCGTTGGTGCCAATACTGAAGAAGTCCACCCGCGACGCAAAGTGATCGGCGAGAAGCGCCGCCGAAGGCACCTCCACCATGATGCCGAATTGAACCTGCTGTGGCAGCGGTTTGCCCTCCGCCTGCAAGGCTGCTCTGGCTTCTTCGTAAATTTCGCGCGCCCGCTCTACCTCCGCCACCGAAGAAACCATCGGCAGCATGATGCGCAAATCACACTTGCCCGCTTCGGCAATGACCTGCCCGGCTGCCTGCAACAAGGCGGAAAACTGGTTTTGCAGCACATCCGGTCGTTCGCGGATCATGCGAATAGCCCGCCAGCCCAGAAACGGGTTGGGCTCCTTTTCCATGCCAAGATATGGGACCTCTTTATCGCCGCCAATATCCAGCGTGCGCACCACCAGCGGTCGCCCATCCAGAATCTCAAACACACGCCGATAGGCGCGCACCTGCTCGACAATGGAGGGCATGGTGCTGCGCTCCAGGTATAAAAATTCAGTACGGAACAACCCTACCCCTTCGCCCCCAAATTGCAACACCTGTTCGGCATCTTCCACCCCACCAATGTTGGCGACCACTTCTGCCCGAAAGGCGCCATCTCTGGTGATAGCTGGTAGCTCAGCCTCCTTCAGCTCCGCCTGACGCCGAGCCTCCCACTCTGTTTTTTCTTTTCGCGCCACTTC
This genomic interval from Anaerolineae bacterium contains the following:
- a CDS encoding Nucleotidyltransferase domain protein, which codes for MSVIPLPPPVSVRKRIPMRVIRAVVDHIAKTFQPEKIILFGSYAYGKPTPGSDIDLLVIMDSPRDDLETALEIRRSFPLLNFGLDIIVRSSETIELRKQLGDWFLIEVTERGKILYERPDR
- a CDS encoding Rhs element Vgr protein, which produces MKTIRIPLLLFLLLLSALACRIPSRAVVTEDPGAIYTQAAATVQAMITELAGQTAVAMLTEMAQPLPATPTPIFPTPEIATFTPLPSPTPIPPIVATSPAPTVAPPSVPCDLAQFIADITITDGTLLPSESSFTKIWRVKNIGSCPWTKNYALRFVDGTEMGVKKIYPFDGRVSPGEVVDIAVELTAPSKAGNYQSYWMLANENDKLFGVGAGGKTALSVKISVLKPIADYRYDLATAMCLASWKSNAGELPCPGNSKSANGSVIFLGNPKLEGNRQENEPTLWTRPPKSKGSWIQGIYPAFKVKNGDHFIAEIGCLDQSPSCKVTFNLQYQVPGNKAQTLGEWVETNDGKTTLIDIDLSFLADKQVKFILTVTNNAKDGNPNAFWFVPSVRSGGVLPTKTPTPTATGAPTNTPTATSVASPTVAASPTPTATQTGIPTVIPLPTATP
- a CDS encoding two-component response regulator, encoding MARILFIDDDPMTLETLSKAVEVFGHQALHAHNGKEGLELARQQSPDLIFTDLRLPDMEGLVLVERLHNDPLTAPIPVLVLSASPALDETERAQAVGAQGFISKPIRLQALLELIQKHCAS
- a CDS encoding D-3-phosphoglycerate dehydrogenase: MTVWSVLITDGLEESGKAILRSACEVDDRKGISGEELAQVIAGYDALIVRSRTKVTADLLAQASKLKVIGRAGVGVDNIDLAAASARQITVVNAPQSTTIAVAEHTIAMMVALARNLTQADASMKNGQWLKSQLMGSELYGKTFGLIGVGNIGTQVAQRAAAFGMTVLGYDPYLNEEQIQKRGAQPVSLNDLFAQSDYISVHVPLNPETRNMLDGQAFSAMKRGVRIICTARGGVIDETALLQAIEAGQVAGAALDVFAVEPPGLTALVAHPKVIATPHIAAQTIEAQGRAAVDIAEEILAALEGKPLRWKVV
- a CDS encoding Phosphoenolpyruvate-protein phosphotransferase of PTS system; its protein translation is MPRYQGLPASPGIAIGQVLPYRPQKITFTEHRIADPHAEWQRLQEALHKADTQLMALQERARKIAGEEEAAIFEAHRLFLIDEELLARLRTLILDEHLNAKAAVHHTFEQYAEALLGLEEAYFQARAQDLRDVAQRVMRCLEEDSDQDSLETWKEAVIVVAEDLTPSDTIRFDRQKILGIVTARGGPTSHSAILARAMGVPAVVSAQFDLNDIRSGTLAILNGNSGVFNVGPTLHELEVARKEKTEWEARRQAELKEAELPAITRDGAFRAEVVANIGGVEDAEQVLQFGGEGVGLFRTEFLYLERSTMPSIVEQVRAYRRVFEILDGRPLVVRTLDIGGDKEVPYLGMEKEPNPFLGWRAIRMIRERPDVLQNQFSALLQAAGQVIAEAGKCDLRIMLPMVSSVAEVERAREIYEEARAALQAEGKPLPQQVQFGIMVEVPSAALLADHFASRVDFFSIGTNDLTQYTLAVDRTNERVSALASPYHPAVLRLIEMTIRAAHTQGKWVGLCGELAGDPLAVPLLVGLHLDEFSMAPSSIPTIKQLIRQWTLSACEEVAQRCLQFSLAAEVIEYLKSQTPR
- a CDS encoding Thermostable carboxypeptidase 1 — encoded protein: MTTKVEQLKTHLAEIVDLGYIGNLLGWDQETNMPPAGVKERGEQMATLARLVQQRMTSDEFLRALEEAEAEVAGFDPDSDEARLVRVTRREVDKRIKVPSRYYEELSQLAVESYAAWKQAREQDHFEHFRPYLERMVELRREFASYFSPYEHVYDPLLNEFEPGLKTREVQKIFDELRPQQVALIQEITSRPQVDDSPLHQHFDPQKQWDFGVEVITRFGYDWERGRQDKAAHPFTTSFGLNDVRITTRILEDTVGSALFSTMHECGHALYDLGSDAALARTPLAGGSSLALHESQSRLWENLVGRSRPFWEHFYPRLQAYFPEQLGNVPLDAFYKGINKVQPSLIRVEADEATYNLHVMLRLDLEIQLMSGELETRHLPEAWNSHMQEYLGLTPHNNADGVLQDVHWSHGYIGYFPTYALGNLISVQLWEAIHKDIPDLEDQIRRGEFGELLSWLREKIHRHGGKFEAPELVQRITGQAITPQPYIRYLRQKYGEIYGFS